CTCCCAAAGGTCGGCCGGCAGCCGTAACAAGTAGCTCTTGCGTTCCGCCATCCGGGTGTCAGTTGTAGAGTGTGCCCGCGTTGACGACCGGTTGGGCGGAATGCTCGCTGCAAAGGACGACCATCAGGTTTTGCACCATTGTCGCTTTACGCTCTTCGTCCAATTGGATGACGCCTTCGGCGTCCATGCGGTTGAGGGCCATCTCTACCATGCCCACCGCACCGTCGACGATCCGCTGGCGGGCGGCGATCACCGCCGCCGCTTGCTGGCGGCGGAGCATGGCACCCGCGATCTCCGGGGCATAGGCGAGGTGCGAAAGCCGGGCCTCCAACACTTCGACCCCCGCCACAGCCAGCTTCTCACGGAGTTCGGCGAGCAGGTGGTCGCTCACTTCACTGGCGTTGCGGCGCAGGCTCGGCTGGTCGTCGTCGGCGTCATAGGGATAGCTGCTGGCGGAGTGCCGTAGGGCGGTCTCGCTCTGAAGCCGGACATAGTCCTCGTAGCTGTCCACGACAAAGCTGGCCTTAAATGTGTCGCTGACCTGCCAGACGATGATCGCCGCGATCTCGATCGGGTTGCCGACCAGGTCGTTCACCTTCAGCTTCTCCCCGTTCAACGTCCGGACGCGAAGCGACATGTTGCGCTTGCTCTGGAACGGGTTCGTCCAGTAGAAGCCTTGTTCCCGCACCGTGCCCGCGTATTTTCCGAAGAGCAGCAAGACTTTGGAGCCGTTCGGCTCGATGACCATGAAGCCACCGAGCAAGAGCGACCAGACGACGATGCCGATCACGCCCGGCAGGACAAGGTCCTCCTTGTTTTGTGACGCGGCCACGATGATCGTCGCTAGGGATCCAAAGAAGAGCGCCAAGCTGACGACAAGCATGACCCCGCCCGGCAGTGCGCTAATGTGTTTTTCCTTCACCGATGTAACCTCGATATCAATATGATATCACATCGATATCACGGCGGGTAGGACGGCAGGTTGCAAGAGTCTCAGGACCTGGCGCGGCGGACCGCGGCGGCCAACTCGTCGAGCAGCGGGACGGTCTCGTCAAATGCAAGGCAGGCGTCGGTGACGCTCTGGCCATAGACGGCCTGCCCCGGCACGTAGTCTTGCCTTCCCCCGACCAAGTGGCTTTCCAGCATGACCCCCATCACGTGAGGCGAGCCTCCGGCGACCTGGGCGGCGACGGCGGCCATGACGACTTTCTGCCGTTCGGGGTCCTTGCCGCTGTTGCCGTGGCTGCAATCGACGACCACGCGGGACGGCAAGCCGGCCGCGCCAAGCTTCGCGCTCGTCGCCGCGACGGTCTCGGCGTCGTAGTTCGGCCCACCCGCGCCTCCCCGGAGCACGACGTGGCCGCAGTCGTTGCCGGTGGAGTAGCTGAGGGCGGCGACGCCGTCCTTGGTCGCGCTGGGGAACCAGTGGGGCATCCGCGCCGCCTGGACGGCGTCCACCGCGGGCTGGATCCGTCCGTCCGTGCAGTTTTTGAACCCGACCGGCATGGAGAGGCCGCTGGCCAACTCCCGGTGGGTCTGGCTCTCCACTGTCCGTGCCCCGATGGCCCCCCAGCTGACAAAGTCGGCGATGTGCTGGGGCACCGTCGTGTCCAAAAACTCGGTCGCACAGGGCAGGCCCAAATCGGTGATGTCACGTAGAAGCGTCCGCGCCAACCTCAGGCCCTTGTTGATCCGAAACGACTCGTCTAGGTCCGGGTCGTTGATGAGGCCTTTCCAACCACCGACAGTGCGGGGCTTTTCAAAGTACGCCCGCATCACGACGAAGAGGTCGCCCGCGAGACGGTCTGCGTGGGGCTTGAGGCGTTGCGCAAATTCGAGGGCCGCATCGACGTCATGGACACTGCACGGGCCGACGAACACGGCAATGCGGTCGTCAACCCCCAAAAGGATGTCCCGCAACGATTCACGCGAGCTGGCGACCGTCTCGGCGGCGGAAGCGCCCTGGGGCACCTCCTCGATCAAGATCGCCGGCGGCAGCAAGGGTCGCGTGGCCTGGATGCGCAGGTCGTCGACGGGTCTTTGCATCATCTGCCATCAATAAACCCGGTCCACGCTCGCTGAAGAGCACACGCGCGGGCCGATTGGGCCAGAATCAGCCATGACACGGGTCCGCTCACTTGCAATGGCTTCGGCCTTGGCGTTTCTCGGCTTTACCGTCGCCACGTCATACGCGACCGGCCAAGAGCAGGAGAAGAAGGCCGAGGAAGTCTATAAGAACATCAAGACCTTCAAGGGTCAGCCCGCCAGCGCGATCATGCCCGCGATGCATGCGATGAGCCAGGCGTTGGGCACCGACTGCGCCCACTGCCACGAGGGCCAGGACTTCGCCAAGGACGACCTTCAGCCGAAAGACACCGCACGCGAAATGGTGGAGCTCACCAAGGAGCTGAACGACAAGTACTTCAACGGTCGGCCCGAGGTGACGTGCTTCACCTGCCACCATGGCCAGGGGCACCCCGACGGCACCGCGAGCCCCTTCCCGGTCGCGCCGCGCCTACGAGGTGCCGGTAGCAGCGCCGAGCCAGTCCTTACCGCGTTTGTCGAGGCGACCAAGAAGCCGTCGGGGACCACCCAACTCAAGTTTGTCGGGACGACAGAAGGGGACGGAGAATCCCACGAGGTGACGACTTACCAGGCATCAGACGGCCGGTTCTATGAGTCCGAAAAAGGTGGGTATACGATTGGATACGACCTCAAGGACGCCTGGTTCGACGCCGGTACGGGCCGCTCTGTGGTCCCGCCACCCGACAGCGACGCCTTAGTCCGCTTTGGCCGCACCTTCTGGTCTGGTCTGCCGTCGCTCGAGAAAGCCACGTCCGGCACCGAGACGGTGGACGGAAAACCGGCAAAAGTCGTCCGGGCGACGGTCGGTGCGACCCCGGTAAAGCTGTTCTTCGACCCGACGACAAAACTCTTGTTCCGTGTCGTGTACTTCGACCGTTCGATCGTCGGCCCAATGAACGACATCTACGAGTACGGTGATTACAAAGCGGTCGGCGGGACGATGGTGCCCATGACGATGTCGCACTGGGAGTCTGCGACGAAGAAGGTCTCGCGCAAGTACACGTCGGTCACTGTCGAGTCGTCGGTGGACGCGAAACAGTACTCGGTGAAGTGACGGGACAAAAAAAGAGCACCCAGCCGTTAGACTGGGTGCTCTTCACACTTTGAAAGCTCCATGCTTCAGTGACACGCGACCGACCTGAGTATGTTGGAGTTCCCCGGTGGGGTTCCAAGTTCTTACTCTTAAGGAGGTGATCCACCCACACCTTCCGGTACGGGTACCTTGTTACGACTTAGTCCCCCTTACCCCCCCCACCTTCGACCGCTCCCTCCTTACGGTTGGGCCACGGGCTTCGGGTGAAGACAATTCGGGTGACTTGACGGGCGGTGTGTACAAGACCCGGGAACGTATTCAACGCAGTATAGCTGACCTGCGTTTACTAGCGATTCCGCCTTCATGCAGTCGAGTTGCAGACTGCAATCTGAACTGAGGATGTATTTTTGCGATTAGCTCCACCTCGCGGTATTGCTGCGCTTTGTTTCATCCATTGTAGCATGTGTGTAGCCCCAGGCGTAACCGCCATGCTGACTTGACGTCATCCCCACCTTCCTCCGATTTACACCGGCGGTCTCTCATGAGTTCCCGGCATTACCCGCTGGCAACATAAGACGAGGGTTGCGCTCGTTGCTGGACTTAACCAAACACCTCACGGCACGAGCTGACGACAGCCATGCAACAGGTGTCTTCGGGCCATCCTTGTGGGATGGGGGCCTGCTTTCACAGGCTTACCCTTGATGTCAAACCTGGGTAAGGTTCTTCGGTTAGTATCGAATTAAACCACATGCTCCACCGCTTGTGCGGGTCCCCGTCAATTCATTTGAGTTTCAACCTTGCGGCCGTACTCCCCAGGCGGGATACTTAATGCGTTAGCTGCGGCACTAGGGGGGTCGATACCCCTAACGCCTAGTATCCATCGTTTAGGGCGTGGACTACCAGAGTATCTAATTCTGTTTGCTACCCACGCTTTCGCGCCTCAGCGTCAGGAAAGGTCCAGTGTGCTGCCTTCGCCATGGGTATTCCTCCTGATATCTACACATGTCACCGTTCCACCAGGAATTCTACACACCTCTACCTTCCTCCAGTCTGCCAGTTTGCAAAGCAGTTCCCGGGTTGAGCCCTGGGGATTTCACTTCACACTTAACAAACCGCCTACGCGCCCTTTACGCCCAGTAAATCCGGACAACGCTCGCCCCCTCCGTATTACCGCGGCTGCTGGCACGGAGTTAGCCGGGGCTTATTCACCAGGTACCGTCCTAAGTCTTTCCTGGTAAAAGGAGTTTACAGACCTAAATCCTTCATCCTCCACGCGGCGTCGCTGCCTCAGGGTTTCCCCCATTGGGCAAGATTCCTAACTGCTGCCACCCGTAGGTGTGTGGGCCGTGTCTCAGTCCCACTCGGGGGGATCATCCTCTCAGACCCCCTACACGTCGTCGGCTTGGTAGGCCGTTACCCCACCAACTACCTGATGTGTCATAAGCCGCTCCTGAAGCGAAAAACCATTTAGTCGAGTCTCGATGCCGAGTCTCGGCCACATCCGGTATTACCCGGTCTTTCGACCGTATATCCCAGTCTTCAGGGCACGTTGCTTATGTCTTACTCCGCCGTTCGCCACTAGGGATTGCTCCCTCGTTCGACTTGCATGTCTTAGGCACGCCGCCAGCGTTCGTCCTGAGCCATGATCAAACTCTCCGAAGAAATTTGCGATCCCGTTTCCGGGTTCGTGTTCTTTTTTGAGTTGACCTCTACTTGTGAATTTGGGTTCACGAGCTTTTGGTTCTAGTTTCCTTTGTCACTTCGCATTGCTGCGTCGAGCCAAAGGCTGTTGCGCTGTGTCACTTTCTGCTATGGAGCTTTCAATGT
This is a stretch of genomic DNA from Fimbriimonadaceae bacterium. It encodes these proteins:
- a CDS encoding SPFH domain-containing protein; this encodes MKEKHISALPGGVMLVVSLALFFGSLATIIVAASQNKEDLVLPGVIGIVVWSLLLGGFMVIEPNGSKVLLLFGKYAGTVREQGFYWTNPFQSKRNMSLRVRTLNGEKLKVNDLVGNPIEIAAIIVWQVSDTFKASFVVDSYEDYVRLQSETALRHSASSYPYDADDDQPSLRRNASEVSDHLLAELREKLAVAGVEVLEARLSHLAYAPEIAGAMLRRQQAAAVIAARQRIVDGAVGMVEMALNRMDAEGVIQLDEERKATMVQNLMVVLCSEHSAQPVVNAGTLYN
- a CDS encoding c-type cytochrome, translated to MTRVRSLAMASALAFLGFTVATSYATGQEQEKKAEEVYKNIKTFKGQPASAIMPAMHAMSQALGTDCAHCHEGQDFAKDDLQPKDTAREMVELTKELNDKYFNGRPEVTCFTCHHGQGHPDGTASPFPVAPRLRGAGSSAEPVLTAFVEATKKPSGTTQLKFVGTTEGDGESHEVTTYQASDGRFYESEKGGYTIGYDLKDAWFDAGTGRSVVPPPDSDALVRFGRTFWSGLPSLEKATSGTETVDGKPAKVVRATVGATPVKLFFDPTTKLLFRVVYFDRSIVGPMNDIYEYGDYKAVGGTMVPMTMSHWESATKKVSRKYTSVTVESSVDAKQYSVK
- a CDS encoding 3-deoxy-7-phosphoheptulonate synthase; amino-acid sequence: MQRPVDDLRIQATRPLLPPAILIEEVPQGASAAETVASSRESLRDILLGVDDRIAVFVGPCSVHDVDAALEFAQRLKPHADRLAGDLFVVMRAYFEKPRTVGGWKGLINDPDLDESFRINKGLRLARTLLRDITDLGLPCATEFLDTTVPQHIADFVSWGAIGARTVESQTHRELASGLSMPVGFKNCTDGRIQPAVDAVQAARMPHWFPSATKDGVAALSYSTGNDCGHVVLRGGAGGPNYDAETVAATSAKLGAAGLPSRVVVDCSHGNSGKDPERQKVVMAAVAAQVAGGSPHVMGVMLESHLVGGRQDYVPGQAVYGQSVTDACLAFDETVPLLDELAAAVRRARS